The window TTCCTCTTTGTGTGTGGGTTTGTGATCTTGCCATTTCATACTGAGCATCTAGATTTCTAAATACTTCTTCCTGTTGCTTCAAAGTCTTGTAACTTTCTTCATCAACTGAGCTACATCCAGCTTCATCTTCACTCTAAATACCAAATTaaagatatattattaaaataaacagaaatgagaaTAAGTCGTTCTTCTCAATTGACAGTACcaataaatcacatttttagaATAGGTATTTAccttctacttatttatttagtaccTATGGAATGCAATGCACTGTTCTTTCTAGGTATGGGGATAATCCAGGATTTAACAAAAATCAACTTCATTTTAGTGTGTAcgagaaagaaaatgtagaacaTACCATTTAATATCTAAGTAAACTCtaggagaaaagcagaaaatgggGATGGTAtgcttactatttttaaaaaggcaagtgaGAAAGGACTAAAAAGTTGACATCTGAGCAGAGACCAAAGGAAGGAATGATGCGGGAAGCTAAGGAAAGAATTAGAACAGGGAAAGCTAGCAGTAAATGCAAATATTGTCTGGTATCATTCCAAAAAAGCCAATTCAGTGAAgcttagttgttttttgttttttaaagattttatatatttatttgacagagagaaatcacaagtaggcagagaggcaggcagagagagagggggaagcaggctccctggtgggcacagagctcgatgcggggtttgatcccaggaccctgggatcatgacctgagctgaaggcagaggctttaacccactgagccacacaagcgccCCAGTGAAGCTTAGTTTAAGCCAAATATCCCTTCAATGAAAAACCAATTCCCTTAAAGTAATAATAACCAATACCTGAGTGTTTGTGAACTTTTTTCCAGCTTGTTACATGAAATCTAGTATGAGATCTGTATATTTCCACTTGAttcaaacaaaatagaaaacaccaagaaaaaaaaccaaacaatgccaccagaaaacaaaaccaaagaaaaaacaaaccccctacatctttaaaaaagctttctggggtgcctgggtggctcagtgggttaaagcctctgccttcagctcagatcatgatctcagggtcctgggatcgagccctccatagggctctctgctcagcagggagcctgttttcccccacTGTCTCCCTGCTgttatgcctacttgtgatctctctatgtcaagtaaatcttaaaaaataaaacagctttctatgggcgcctgggtggctcagtgggttgagccgctgccttcggctcaggtcatgatctcggagtcctcggatcgagtcccacatcgggctctctgctcagcggagagcctgcttccctctctctctctctgcctgcctctccatctacttgtgatttctctctgtcaaataaataaataaaatcttaaaaaaaaaaaaaacaacaaaaaaaaaacagctttctaGAAACTTTCAATATTAAGGCCTGATTCCAAGTacactcagtttttaaaaaagattttttctgtcagagaaagagcacatgtgcacaagcacaggaagtggcaggcagagttctCTCTCTAATAGTTCTTCTTctgctgctgagcaaggagtctgatgtgggactcgatcccaagaccccgagatcatgacctgagtggagggcagatgcttgaccaactgagcgaaccaggtgtccctaaagtTTGCTTCAAATGAACATTTTCTAAAAGTAAATTTATTAATtcccatttataatttcatttttatttactagaAAAAGGTTCATTAAGGTATAAATAGGTTATAATCAACAACTATGTTAATTTAAATGGTCTGTATTGTCAACTAACGATGACAACGTAATTCTGTGAAATGAACGTGAAGCACGAAACATAAAGACACTAGAAAGTACCCAGAGATCACACATTACTGAAATTAACTTTTAGGGCAAGGACCAATGTAGTCTGAAAATGTTAGTATGAATTTTAATTCCAAGTGTGTAACTCACCTTAATACCCATTAATTTCCTGAATTTGACATTTTGgtccttgtttccaaaattcaaTTTTTCCCATATTTCAGCAGACTGGGATTTGTCCTGTAAAGAAAACAATGAACTTTTACAATTCATAAAATTTAGCTTTCTAAGTAATAAggtttaaaagaaatgataacatTTATAGTATTGTAACAGTGCAGTTctaattattttcagtttatgattattttaaaatttctactacAAAGTAACAAAGTAAATAAACAGTATGAAAAAGCCTAAGCCAAGGAGCATCTTCCTCCATTACAAATGTATGGGAATACTGGATTTCTCTGAATCACTACTGGTCTTCTTAGATCAATCTTTTTccaacattaaactgtggtaaaTTAAACTATTACAATCAAGactggagaagaaaaataaacccaaatcaATCTTTTCCAatccaaatttgtttttctaagcaactGCTAATTAGGAATAAATGACAAAAGAGGAGAAGAATTAAAGAACTTACCCCTTCTTTCTTGCCTTGCcaaagcattttcctttttttctcttgttcagcAAATTTCATTGGATTCACAGCTGCTGGGTTATAATAGCTAGGTACAGCTATTCCGGTCTCTGCCAAAGCCTTCGCCTGCAGGGCAGCCATTTGAGCTGCCATAGCTATCTGAGGAGTTACTTGCGTTCCTGATGCCAACAAGGCAGCAACATTGAGAACAGAACCTCCTGTGGCTGCAGCTGCTAAAGACagaagcacagattttttttttctttttttaaagattttatttatttatttacagacagagatcacaagtaggcagagaggcaggcagagagaggaagggaagcaggctccccgctgagcagagagcccgacatggggctcgatctcaggaccctgggatcatgacccgagccgaaggcagaggcttcaacccactgagccacccaggcgcccccagaagcaCAGATTTTAAAACCTAACAAAACCAACCTCCTGATTTACAATAGTGCATTTATAGGTAAGAATTAATGTAACAAAAAGGCAGAATATGTTTACCAAAATAAGGAAATGCAGGTTAGCTTactaagaattaatattttagcAAAATTTACCTCAATTTATTTCTAATAGACATTTCTGGATATGATCCCTCCTATATACTAATACTTTATGTATCTTAAAATAGTAAGAATTCTACaaacaaggggcgcctgcgtggctcagcaggtgaaagcctctgccttcagctcaggtcgtgatcccagggtcctgggatcgagccccaccatcgggctctctcctcagtggggagcctgcttcctcctctctctctctgcctgcctctctgcctacctgtgatctctgtctgtcaaataaataaataatatcttaaaaaaaaaaaaagaattctacaaataaaaaaatttgtgaTTTCAATGAAAATGAACTATGGTACTTGTAGCTAAACTTGTAACAATGAATACTATTTGTATGGCTCTTTAAGCTTAAAAAATGGTTATTTAGACGTTCATCTAAAATTTGTAACAAacatttaagatatatattttttaaaagatttatttatttatttgacagagagaaatcacaagtagatggagaggcaggcagagagagagagagggaagcaggctccccgccgagcagagagcccgatgcgggactcgatcccaggaccctgagatcatgacctgagccgaaggcagcgacttaacccactgagccacccaggcgcccacaaacaTTTAAGATATTAAACAAGTATTATGCACATTTAGCAAACAGGAAGCCCAAATCCTACAGAAGTTAAATGCCACACATGGTATTCCCATTATTTTAAGTGATTCAGTCAGGAACGAAGTTAATTTTTTGTGAACACAAAGACTACTCTATGTTTTTCTGTCAGCCCAGAATAAACTTATAAAGTTCTTTAATTACTAATACTATGGGAATCCAGTTATGGAAGTTTTTGTTCTATTCAAGTATTAAAAGCAAAATGGCAGGGATGCCTGGATAGCTGACTccgttaagcttccaactcttaatTCTGGCTTAcgtaatgatctcagagttgtgagactgagccctcaCTTGGCTCCAAGGTGAGTGTGGAACATgtctctttgtctccctctgcctcaccttcTACCCTCtccatattaaataaataaaatgcatgaatACTTATTAAAGGCAATttgtacaggtttttttttaaagatcttatttatttatttgactgagatcacaagtaggcacagaggcaggcagaggggagggaagcaggttccctgctgagcagagtgcccaactcggggctagatcccaggaccctggaatcatgacctgagctgaaggtagaggcttaaacccactgagtcatccaggcgccccaatttgcacaatttcttaaaaaaattttttaattttatttttaagtaatctacacccaacactgggctccaacccacaacactgagattcagagtcacatgctctaccaactgagccagccaggtaccccaatttgtacaattttagattatttctagTACCACCAATTTATCAGGAATGTgaataaacaaaaacaccttCCAGATTACATTCCATGTAATTCAGTAAGTCTCCCTGATCTCCTTCAATCATCCACAGGCAATGTTTGTGTTATGTCTAATAACCTGATTTCTTACCCAAGATCAGTTGTCATCTTCAATAAATTGCATTTTCCCAAAAACCATGAGTAAAAAAATATGCCGTGATGGCTACAGTGTTATATGAACGAGAACAGTGACTGTTTACTTGTCAAAATCAGGTGCATCAACCAAGTAAGAAATACATATGCATGACGAATTTATGAGGAATGAAagttaacattaaaaatgttcacatttcagggacgcctgggtggctcaggtggttgagcatctgccttcggctcaggtcatgatcccagcgccctgggatcgagtcccatatcgggctccttgctcagcagggagcctgcttctccctctgcctctgcctgcctctctgtctgcctgtgctcacttgctctctccccctctacctctgacaaataaataaataaaatctttaaaaaaaaaaaaaaatgttcacatttcaGTAATACTAACAGTTTTACAGTACACTGATGGGTAAGCAAGCCTCATAGGTGATTTTCTTCCTATTATTTTTCTGAACTTTCCAGATTTCCTACAAAAAAATGCCACACTTctatagtaaaaaaaattacctgcagctatttcttgttgtttctgtttctcaaccatttccttttctctctgttcttgtaatttctttgctctttccaacctgtcaaaaataatttcaataagtTTATAACAACACTCAATATAAAACcagtatttatctttgtatttctttgtatttctccaCATGTATAGAAACGAAACACttaacagaattttaaattaagtttaacaCAAATTGGTATCtgtatgtgggggaaaaaaagcattcaTCCTTAAGATAGTCATAGTTAAAGAATATTTCAATActggttttaaacatttttaaattcatggaaTTGCCAAAAAATTGGAATATCTTTTACACACACTTCCCACAGAGACtagtttcaaaaaatgaaaattattcaaCCTTTACCATTGATGGTTTTAACAGTATGGATAACATTACatcttgcaaatgacatactgaGAACCGAGTAAATCTTAGGGTATGTTAAAAGTAGTAAACAGTATTTACAGAACTACCTACATGCTTCTTAGGAGGGATGCTGATACAGGATAAGGCCAATTAAAACATGCCAATTATGACTTTTCTACTGAAACACACTTTTTAATCATATAACCTTAaatcagtaaaaattaaaaatagccaaaaataaaaaaagaggccAATAAATCCTATTTGGGAACTAACTTTTAGCAATTTaagaaatgtattattagcaATGGAACTAGAAACCTGAAACACAAATTCATCctcagacaaaacaaaaaagagactgTAGTTCACTCACACTAAATTTACTAATACATATACTAAAAATGTATTGTCAAGTTAGTATCTACTTCTTATACAACAAATCTTAAGTAATAGCATCTTCATGAGTTCCTGAAAGAGAAACCTTTTTCAAGACTCCTTGATTTCCCAATTATTAAGTCAAAAGTCACCCTTTCTCCTTTAATGTGATATAAAGGGGCAAAGATTAAgggaaaggttttttgttttggtgtacTATGGGTAGGAAAATTGCACTGGCTTTAACAACTGCTGTATTTACATAAAATGAACataacaatataattttattccCTCTTACTGAGCACACATTCAAGACAGACACAGTACAGACTTGATTTTGTCCTTGGGAATACAAGTTCCTGATTAGGGGTAACATTAAAATGTTGGTACATAGATACTAAAACTGTTTTCAAAGTAGTTTAAAAAtagtccagggatgcctgggtggctcagtgggttaagccgctgccttcgggctcaggtcatgatcccagggtcctgggatcgagtcctgcatccggctccttgctcggcagggagcctgcctctctctccacctctgcctgcctctctgcctgcttgtgtgctttctctctctctctttctgacagataaataaataagtaaaatctttaaaaatagcccacatttaaaaacaaaaatggaacaacaaaagGCCTATATACTGTAATATCTTGTTAACAAAAGATCGCCCTTTAGTAGCCAAGGACCAATTTGATTCTTAAAGAGttaactcaggggcgcctgggtggctcagtgggttaaagcctctgccttcggctcaggtcatgatcccagggtcctgggatcgagctccgcagggagtcggcttcctctctctctctgccttcctctctgcctatttttgatctctgtcaaataaataaataaaagcttaaaaaaaataggtttaaaaagaGTTATTTCATGTAAACTTGTCATCTGAAAATcactaaagattatttttttacgCTGAAGTTTTTGATGCTACTAACAGCTTCAACTTTAATAAAAGCCAAAAATTAAAGCACAACCAACTTATAAGAATAAACTTTAGGGCCTAAAAAAATACTGGTCAGACTTAACAGATCCTTCTTTATAAGTTACTTCTGTGGATTTTAGTTTCAGAAAGAAAGTATGAGTCACTACTATTGATGCATATTTAAAATGGCCATTGCAGGTTGGAATTAACACCATTCACTACAGTGAATGGAACGAAGAAGGGGCGAGCTCACacctttgctgctgctgctgttcagCTGGAGTTTCTGCCAGGCTGGGTTCACAGGGCAGCAGCCCATCAGGTTACATTGTGATAACTGTAtttttgtaatgaaaaaaaaatacaaactcaatttcataaggaaaaaaaaacccaaaatcaagagtatagttttcagaatatgggAAAACCTGCAAACAAGCACTTGGATTCTAATTTACTTCTTGCCTCTCTATATGAGGCAGTTCTTTCAACGGTTTTGCACATTTCGGCCAGACAGCCCCGCTGTGTGTAGTCCCACAATTACCACAACATCTTTGGAATGCTTACAGAATTAAAACATGAAATGGTCTCCCTATGCTATCAGCAGTAAGACTTTCAAGATCAAACAAATCACCTTGTAATGTTTATTATTTGCcacctttaaaataagaaaccCATTGACAGAATTGTTTCAGACTGTTTtcttgaggaagaaaaacaaaaggacaatGCAGTTTCAGAGGCAAAATTTAAGAGCTCTTGAATCAGATTCAGAtttctaaaaaagtttttattgcaaatcaaaaatatttaggagcctaaatttgagaaaaatgaatCAGTTAATCatgaaggaaaacagagaaactgTTGCAGACATTGTAATCTTTCCAGTTGCACAAATaggtaaatgtttaaaatgagaattaaCCAACTACTTAGTTCTAGATCAAAACTGGCACAATATGTATCATGgctatatttaattatttaacttaaACTCTGAAAGCATTCACTTTGTCCACACAATTGAGTATCAACTtcaagttgaaaaggaaaaatgcatcaaagacaaaATATGCCCACCTCCTAGCTAAAGCTTCTTGTGCATCCATTGCTGTGTTTCTGCCTCTGAAGGGAGGTGGACTAGGAGTTCGGCTTAAACTTCTGCTAAATCTTCTAGGTTTTTCAATTCTCTTCTTCCTATCTCTGTAATAAATCGTATTTCACATGTTGCAATATGGCAAAGCAGTGATAATTAGTTCATTTTATCAAAATCCATTATATTTGCAGAGGTTCAACAAAAATGCAAACAGTAGACAAACCATTTAGAACCCTTTCCTCTCTGTACTATAGCTTCCACAGGGTATGGTAGTTCCCTGAATATGCTGCTAGTCTTCTATAAGTTCATTTAACGTTCCCTGCTACAGACTATTGAGGATGTTTTCCAATCCTTTGCGATTACACCCAACACTGCAAAGACTAGACTTGCACATCAGTCATTTTATATTCACATAAGTGAGTATGCAGGATAAATCCCTAGTAATGAGATCCACAGTTTAAATGTTCCTAGTATTTTAATCTACAAtgaatttgtaaaagaaaaaaaaaatcccaagcacaaaaatcagtaaaacaaaataattaggaatggaagataaaaaaaataggcactgagcaaaataaaataagagtagCAGTGGTCAAAACTAGAAAGGCCATAAtacaaaaaactagaaatatcACAAATAATGGCTTGTAAGCCCACatggagaataaaatattaatgataatgaTGAAATTATTATTTACCTAAACTCACTAGAACTCTTAACTGGTAAAGCTTAAATTAGTAAACTACTAAAAACTGAACTATTGATTAAAAACTGATCATCAGCAACCCATAGGTCCTGTCtgtgtgctttaataaaaccaccactgggcacctgggtggctcagtgggttaaacctctgccttcggctcaggtcatgatcccagggtcctgggatggagtcctgcatcggctctctgcttggccgggagcctgcttcctcctctctctctgcctacttgtgatctctgtcaaataaataaataaaatctttaagaataaattaattaatttaaagaaaaaacataaataaacaaaacgaCCACTTTGAGGGGCTCTTgggtgactcaggtcatgattccagggaccCCAGCCAGCAAGCTGCTCAGcaatgagtctgcttctccctctgctgctgtccCACTCTTATCTCCTGCACACTCACTGCTCTTGCTCAAATAATGAAaatcgagggcgcctgggtggctcagtgggctgggcctctgtcttcggctcgggtcatgatctcacggtctcaggatagagtcccacaccgggctctctgcttggcggggagcctgcttcctcctctctctctgcctgcctctctgcctacttgtgatctctgtgttgaataaaaaaaatcttaaaaataaagtaaaataaagaaaatctaaaacacccaccatttgcatccaaccccccccaaaacccttgATAAACAAGAGAAAGCCAAGTAATTTGTCTTTACAGACTAACTTGAACAATTAACAAAAAACCTTTCCCCTTATTTAATAACAGTATCTGTGCATATGTATTATTAATAATTGTCTGATATAAACAAGTACAGACTAAATATATAccctgattatttaaaaattttctcttgtgCTCTTCATTGTACTTTGTCTCAACAAATTAAGGCCTCCTCTCAATCAAGATAGGTTTGAATTAAGCTCATCTTTCTGAATACCTGAGACAGCATATGCAGTATGATGGGTCAAACACATAGACTGACTTTGCATTCAGACATACTTGGGACTTGGTCCTGACAGGACCATTTAACAACTATGATTTGGGGCTTCCTAGGCAAGTTACTCAAGCTCTCTAAGCCCGACGGTCTTAACTCACAAAACAGTTGTTTTGAGAATTAGATGAGGTAGTACATGGAAGAGCTGACATTAATACACAGCACATAGCAGGCATGCAATAAATGTTAAGCTACTCTGATTATACAATTAAcacaattcaacacccaaaacaaCTGAAGTAATTTTAATAGGACTATTTCTATCTGCACTTCACAGAAGACCTGATTAAATGAGTATCTCTAAGAATGCTATGGCAAGTGTTTAAATTGTTCTTTATTAGTCAgaatgttgttaaaatattttgtaactcAAATAAAATTCTGACCCACAATTTTGATATTCTCAGACTGAGGGAAGATAAACAGACCCCGTGAGGGAACTATCTGATTTTATTCAAGAGATGACTACTTACCGACTTCTACTCCTTGTTCTACTTCTGCTTCTACTCCTATGCCTGTGTCTTGATCTTGAGCGGGAACGAGATCGAATCCGGCGTTTTCTTTCCCTGCTTCTGGATCgtgacttcttcctctccctgctcctggatCGTGACTTCTTCCGCTCCCTACTCCTTGATCGAGACTTCTTCCGCTCTCTGCTTCTACTACGATGACGCCTGAAATTAAAACACGTAAGTGAGTAGTTATTTAGAGCTGCGTCTTCTCAAATTACAGACATTATGAATTAATTATCTGCAGTGTGTGCTGTCAAGCCAGGCAATAAACTAATCTGTATTGTGTAGAGAAAGGCTAATTGAGGCATCTACTGGAAGAAATTGTAACAACAAATGAGCCTTTATTCTTGATGATGTCTCAGAGGGCACACAATAAAGCTACATGTTAAAAATGCAATGCATCCTAACCCAACTTAAGATCCTATTTAATAGTTTAAAGTCAATTATTGCCTTAGTGAAGTACTTATGCGACTTAAAGATGACAAGTTAATCTACTACCAAAAAATTCAGACCTAATCTGatataccacatatatatattccCACAGAAAACTCCAAACATACATCAAACACTGGCTTCTTTTAACAAAAGTCTCACAATTTTTCTGCCATGATCCAGTTTTcaatacaaaagaaaatctaaattaatTTAGCAGCAAATAAATCCTACATTGACAATACAGAAGTACTGTTATATTGGCTTAAACATAGgtcaactaaataaattttttcacTGCAAGTGACAGATAaatcaagaaattaagaaatactggcTAGATGAATGTGAATCATACACAATCATCTTTTAATCCCTGAGTCTTTAACACTTTTCTTTACCTTCATCAGAAAACAATGCCCCAAAGACTTCAGCTACTAGCAGACATTAGATAGCAAAGGAATAGATCCTAGCAAAAAACTTCTACTTTCTAATTAAGATAGTCTGTGTATTGCTGGGTTCATGAGAAGCTTTACATAATACAGCTCCTTACATGGCACTAacttataaataacaaaatcacttACCTTTCACGAGACCTAGATCGTGAGTGACTTCTGCCTCTCGACGACTTTCTTTCTTTGCGTTTATGTCTGTCCTCACCGTTTTCAGATGAATTTAGTCGCTCTCTTCCTTTATCAGAAGAATGTTCTTTGTCATTATGTTCCTCAGACTTGTGTTTCTTAGATGATTTATCTTTGGATTCATGTCTTCTTGCCTGTTTTAAGAAGAAGTTGGTTCTTTCAGGAAAATAGTGCAACAAAGAGAGTTAGTATGGGTATCAGTAGACAAAAATGTTGTGATGCAACATTAGTAACCTTAGGAGTGTgtggcaaataaaaaaaatgatctaGTTTCACATCACCCAAATGTTGCAGATGAATATTACTAATCTTATTGTCTTTATATATCCCCCAAATTGCAGTttcctccccaaaataaattattaaaacaatgATTTTCAATGTTGAAATAATACTGAAAAACCATTATTATCAGAAAAAAGAGGAATCCCTGGTGTTTCTTTTATCTAAAGGAATAAGGGAAGTACACATATATCAAGACTTTCAAAATTTTCCAACAAACCTTTTAGAGAAACAGATCATGTATACACGTATACATCAACTTTCATAaccagaatatatattattttaggcTTAAAAACTTAACAATAGTGAAGATCAGGACACAAGGAAATGCACAGAAAACGCATTTCAGTTAGGTAGCTAAATAAGATTAATCTTACTAATTATTAGTATTTTCTGCAATTTTAAGTTACTTTACGCAGAGTTGAAGTGTCCTTTTTATAGCTATACTGCCACATTCTCTCTAAAAGACGGCTCTTGATTTTTCTCCCAATGTCTAAACTGTGAAGAAATCACTTTTCATCTTGCAATATCCCAACGGGCTTGAAGTTCTATTACATTTCATGTACCTAGGGTAGAAAATGGCAACCgtatctgttttaatttttatgaaatcaaaCTAGGCATAACATAATTAATCCCTATACCATTATACAATACATACTTCCCCCATACTCTGAGAGATAAAAACCAAATTTTTGCTTTCACAACATATGCATTCAGAGACTGAGCTAAAATTAATTGCATGATCAAGTCTCCATCCTATTCTCACATGCCAAATTAGGAAGTGATAAACATTAGATCTCCTCACATTAAGTTGTCAAATCCATCTTTCAGTTAAAGCTTAAAAACCTGGACATCTCAGAAACACAATTTTAAAGCTGGAAGGAAACTCAGATCCTCTAAACTTCCCTTCCTT is drawn from Mustela lutreola isolate mMusLut2 chromosome 11, mMusLut2.pri, whole genome shotgun sequence and contains these coding sequences:
- the RSRC2 gene encoding arginine/serine-rich coiled-coil protein 2 isoform X5; translation: MIRTNFFLKQARRHESKDKSSKKHKSEEHNDKEHSSDKGRERLNSSENGEDRHKRKERKSSRGRSHSRSRSRERRHRSRSRERKKSRSRSRERKKSRSRSRERKKSRSRSRERKRRIRSRSRSRSRHRHRSRSRSRTRSRSRDRKKRIEKPRRFSRSLSRTPSPPPFRGRNTAMDAQEALARRLERAKKLQEQREKEMVEKQKQQEIAAAAAATGGSVLNVAALLASGTQVTPQIAMAAQMAALQAKALAETGIAVPSYYNPAAVNPMKFAEQEKKRKMLWQGKKEGDKSQSAEIWEKLNFGNKDQNVKFRKLMGIKSEDEAGCSSVDEESYKTLKQQEEVFRNLDAQYEMARSQTHTQRGMGLGFTSSMRGMDAV
- the RSRC2 gene encoding arginine/serine-rich coiled-coil protein 2 isoform X2, whose product is MAASDTERDGLAPEKTSPDRDKKKEQSDVSISPRASKHHYSRSRSRSRERKRKSDNEGRKHRSRSRSKEARRHESKDKSSKKHKSEEHNDKEHSSDKGRERLNSSENGEDRHKRKERKSSRGRSHSRSRSRERRHRSRSRERKKSRSRSRERKKSRSRSRERKKSRSRSRERKRRIRSRSRSRSRHRHRSRSRSRTRSRSRDRKKRIEKPRRFSRSLSRTPSPPPFRGRNTAMDAQEALARRLERAKKLQEQREKEMVEKQKQQEIAAAAATGGSVLNVAALLASGTQVTPQIAMAAQMAALQAKALAETGIAVPSYYNPAAVNPMKFAEQEKKRKMLWQGKKEGDKSQSAEIWEKLNFGNKDQNVKFRKLMGIKSEDEAGCSSVDEESYKTLKQQEEVFRNLDAQYEMARSQTHTQRGMGLGFTSSMRGMDAV
- the RSRC2 gene encoding arginine/serine-rich coiled-coil protein 2 isoform X1 encodes the protein MAASDTERDGLAPEKTSPDRDKKKEQSDVSISPRASKHHYSRSRSRSRERKRKSDNEGRKHRSRSRSKEARRHESKDKSSKKHKSEEHNDKEHSSDKGRERLNSSENGEDRHKRKERKSSRGRSHSRSRSRERRHRSRSRERKKSRSRSRERKKSRSRSRERKKSRSRSRERKRRIRSRSRSRSRHRHRSRSRSRTRSRSRDRKKRIEKPRRFSRSLSRTPSPPPFRGRNTAMDAQEALARRLERAKKLQEQREKEMVEKQKQQEIAAAAAATGGSVLNVAALLASGTQVTPQIAMAAQMAALQAKALAETGIAVPSYYNPAAVNPMKFAEQEKKRKMLWQGKKEGDKSQSAEIWEKLNFGNKDQNVKFRKLMGIKSEDEAGCSSVDEESYKTLKQQEEVFRNLDAQYEMARSQTHTQRGMGLGFTSSMRGMDAV
- the RSRC2 gene encoding arginine/serine-rich coiled-coil protein 2 isoform X4, with amino-acid sequence MYLFLLEPQNIIIRDHDQGQEKENESQIMKEENTGAGAEAKRTNFFLKQARRHESKDKSSKKHKSEEHNDKEHSSDKGRERLNSSENGEDRHKRKERKSSRGRSHSRSRSRERRHRSRSRERKKSRSRSRERKKSRSRSRERKKSRSRSRERKRRIRSRSRSRSRHRHRSRSRSRTRSRSRDRKKRIEKPRRFSRSLSRTPSPPPFRGRNTAMDAQEALARRLERAKKLQEQREKEMVEKQKQQEIAAAAATGGSVLNVAALLASGTQVTPQIAMAAQMAALQAKALAETGIAVPSYYNPAAVNPMKFAEQEKKRKMLWQGKKEGDKSQSAEIWEKLNFGNKDQNVKFRKLMGIKSEDEAGCSSVDEESYKTLKQQEEVFRNLDAQYEMARSQTHTQRGMGLGFTSSMRGMDAV
- the RSRC2 gene encoding arginine/serine-rich coiled-coil protein 2 isoform X3 is translated as MYLFLLEPQNIIIRDHDQGQEKENESQIMKEENTGAGAEAKRTNFFLKQARRHESKDKSSKKHKSEEHNDKEHSSDKGRERLNSSENGEDRHKRKERKSSRGRSHSRSRSRERRHRSRSRERKKSRSRSRERKKSRSRSRERKKSRSRSRERKRRIRSRSRSRSRHRHRSRSRSRTRSRSRDRKKRIEKPRRFSRSLSRTPSPPPFRGRNTAMDAQEALARRLERAKKLQEQREKEMVEKQKQQEIAAAAAATGGSVLNVAALLASGTQVTPQIAMAAQMAALQAKALAETGIAVPSYYNPAAVNPMKFAEQEKKRKMLWQGKKEGDKSQSAEIWEKLNFGNKDQNVKFRKLMGIKSEDEAGCSSVDEESYKTLKQQEEVFRNLDAQYEMARSQTHTQRGMGLGFTSSMRGMDAV